The following proteins are encoded in a genomic region of Streptomyces gobiensis:
- a CDS encoding DUF2550 domain-containing protein: MVLALLLCGLFLVLVLLALFVFGLRRRLIQRPGGTFDCSLRWAVSEAEAADSKGKGWSYGVARYNGDRIEWFRVFSYAPRPRRILEREAIEVLKRRTPCGEEELALLSDAVVLGCLHRGTRVELAMSEDALTGFLAWLEAAPPGQRVNVA, encoded by the coding sequence ATGGTCCTCGCTCTGCTGCTGTGCGGACTGTTCCTTGTGCTGGTGCTGCTGGCGCTCTTTGTCTTCGGACTGCGTCGGCGGCTGATCCAGCGGCCTGGTGGGACCTTCGACTGCAGCCTGCGCTGGGCTGTGTCCGAGGCCGAGGCTGCTGACTCCAAGGGCAAGGGCTGGAGCTATGGGGTCGCCCGCTACAACGGTGACCGGATCGAGTGGTTCCGGGTCTTCTCCTACGCTCCCCGCCCACGGCGGATCCTGGAGCGGGAGGCGATCGAGGTGCTGAAGCGGCGTACGCCGTGCGGTGAGGAGGAGCTGGCGCTGCTGTCGGATGCGGTGGTGCTGGGTTGTCTGCACCGGGGGACCCGGGTGGAGCTCGCCATGAGCGAGGACGCGCTGACCGGTTTCCTCGCCTGGCTGGAGGCGGCCCCGCCCGGCCAGCGGGTCAACGTCGCGTAG
- the atpD gene encoding F0F1 ATP synthase subunit beta, protein MTTTVETAPVTGGATGRVARVIGPVVDVEFPVDAMPEIYNALTVDVADPSQDGKTKTLTLEVAQHLGEGIVRAISMEPTDGLVRQASVTDTGEGITVPVGDVTKGRVFNTLGRILNEPEAESEVTERWPIHRKAPAFDQLESKTEMFETGLKVVDLLTPYVKGGKIGLFGGAGVGKTVLIQEMIMRVAKLHEGVSVFAGVGERTREGNDLIEEMAESGVLPQTALVFGQMDEPPGTRLRVALAGLTMAEYFRDVQKQDVLFFIDNIFRFTQAGSEVSTLLGRMPSAVGYQPNLADEMGVLQERITSTRGHSITSMQAIYVPADDLTDPAPATTFAHLDATTVLSRPISEKGIYPAVDPLDSTSRILDPRYISQEHYDCASRVKGILQKYKDLQDIIAILGIDELGEEDKLTVHRARRIERFLSQNTHAAKQFTGLEGSDVPLDESISAFNAIANGDFDHFPEQAFFMCGGLDDLKAKAKELGVS, encoded by the coding sequence ATGACCACCACTGTTGAGACGGCCCCCGTGACTGGCGGGGCCACCGGCCGCGTCGCGCGGGTCATTGGTCCGGTCGTCGACGTGGAGTTCCCCGTCGACGCCATGCCGGAGATCTACAACGCGCTGACGGTCGACGTCGCCGACCCGTCCCAGGACGGCAAGACCAAGACCCTGACCCTTGAGGTCGCGCAGCACCTGGGCGAGGGCATCGTCCGCGCGATCTCCATGGAGCCCACCGACGGTCTGGTCCGCCAGGCCTCGGTGACCGACACCGGCGAGGGCATCACCGTCCCGGTCGGCGATGTCACCAAGGGCCGGGTGTTCAACACCCTGGGCCGGATCCTGAACGAGCCGGAGGCCGAGTCCGAGGTCACCGAGCGCTGGCCGATCCACCGCAAGGCCCCGGCCTTCGACCAGCTCGAGTCCAAGACCGAGATGTTCGAGACCGGCCTGAAGGTCGTCGACCTGCTGACCCCATATGTCAAGGGCGGCAAGATCGGCCTGTTCGGTGGTGCGGGCGTCGGCAAGACCGTCCTCATCCAGGAAATGATCATGCGTGTGGCCAAGCTGCACGAGGGCGTTTCCGTGTTCGCCGGTGTCGGCGAGCGCACCCGTGAGGGCAACGACCTGATTGAGGAAATGGCCGAGTCCGGCGTGCTGCCGCAGACCGCGCTGGTCTTCGGTCAGATGGACGAGCCCCCGGGCACCCGTCTGCGGGTCGCGCTGGCCGGTCTGACCATGGCGGAGTACTTCCGCGATGTGCAGAAGCAGGACGTGCTGTTCTTCATCGACAACATCTTCCGCTTCACCCAGGCCGGTTCCGAGGTCTCCACGCTGCTCGGCCGGATGCCCTCCGCGGTGGGCTACCAGCCGAACCTGGCCGACGAGATGGGCGTCCTCCAGGAGCGCATCACCTCGACCCGCGGTCACTCGATCACCTCGATGCAGGCGATCTACGTCCCCGCGGACGACCTGACCGACCCGGCACCGGCGACCACGTTCGCGCACCTCGACGCGACGACCGTGCTCTCCCGTCCGATCTCCGAGAAGGGCATCTACCCGGCGGTGGACCCGCTGGACTCGACGTCCCGGATTCTGGACCCGCGCTACATCTCGCAGGAGCACTACGACTGCGCCTCGCGCGTCAAGGGAATCCTGCAGAAGTACAAGGACCTCCAGGACATCATCGCCATTCTCGGTATCGACGAGCTCGGCGAGGAGGACAAGCTCACCGTCCACCGCGCCCGCCGTATCGAGCGCTTCCTGTCGCAGAACACCCACGCGGCGAAGCAGTTCACCGGCCTCGAAGGATCGGATGTTCCGCTGGACGAGTCCATCTCCGCGTTCAACGCGATCGCGAATGGTGACTTCGACCACTTCCCGGAGCAGGCGTTCTTCATGTGCGGTGGCCTGGATGACCTCAAGGCCAAGGCCAAGGAGCTCGGCGTCTCCTGA
- a CDS encoding glycosyl hydrolase family 18 protein: MRSGTVRRIRRRVVATAVALALPLAALVGLASPAQAASATATYTKSSDWGSGFEGKWTVKNTGTTTLNGWTVEWTFPTGTTVSSHWDADITSSGSTFTAKNKSWNGTLAPGASVSFGFIGSGGGEPSRCKLNGAPCDGSGDPGEPGDPGDPGDPGDPGDPGDPGDPGDPGDPGDPGGPRGDHINLGYFVEWGVYDRGYHVKNLVTSGSADKLTHINYAFGNVQGGKCTMGDSYAAIDKAYTAAESVDGQADTWDQPLRGNFNQLKKLKQRYPHIKILWSFGGWTWSGGFGDAMKNPAAFAKSCNELVNDSRWADVFDGIDLDWEYPNACGLSCDSSGPAVMRNMMQAFRAEFGNQLVTAAITADASSGGKIDAADYAGAAQYTDWYNVMTYDFFGAWAAQGPTAPHSPLRSYDGIPQDGFNSDAAIQKLKAKGVPAKKLLLGIGFYGRGWTGVSQSAPGGSASGPAPGTYEQGIEDYKVLKNRCPANGTVAGTAYAHCGSQWWSYDTPGTIGGKMSYAKQQGLGGAFFWEFSGDTANGELITAIHNGLS, translated from the coding sequence TTGAGATCAGGCACCGTAAGACGCATCAGACGCCGGGTTGTCGCGACAGCCGTCGCGCTGGCCCTCCCCCTTGCCGCACTCGTCGGTCTGGCTTCCCCAGCCCAGGCCGCCAGCGCGACAGCGACGTACACCAAGTCCTCCGACTGGGGCTCCGGCTTCGAGGGCAAGTGGACGGTGAAGAACACCGGCACCACCACCCTCAACGGCTGGACCGTCGAGTGGACCTTCCCCACGGGCACCACGGTCAGCTCCCACTGGGACGCCGACATCACCAGCTCGGGCAGCACCTTCACCGCGAAGAACAAGAGCTGGAACGGCACTCTCGCCCCCGGTGCGAGCGTCAGCTTCGGCTTCATCGGCTCGGGCGGCGGAGAACCGAGCCGGTGCAAGCTCAATGGCGCCCCCTGCGATGGCTCAGGTGACCCGGGAGAACCGGGTGACCCCGGCGACCCCGGTGACCCCGGTGACCCCGGTGACCCCGGTGACCCCGGTGATCCGGGAGATCCAGGAGATCCCGGTGACCCGGGTGGCCCCCGTGGTGACCACATCAACCTCGGCTACTTCGTCGAGTGGGGTGTCTACGACCGCGGTTACCACGTCAAGAATTTGGTCACCAGCGGCTCCGCGGACAAACTCACCCACATCAACTACGCCTTCGGCAATGTCCAGGGCGGCAAGTGCACCATGGGCGACTCCTACGCGGCCATAGACAAGGCCTACACCGCCGCCGAAAGCGTCGACGGCCAGGCCGATACGTGGGACCAGCCGCTGCGCGGCAACTTCAACCAGCTCAAGAAGCTCAAGCAGAGGTACCCGCACATCAAGATCCTGTGGTCCTTCGGCGGCTGGACCTGGTCCGGCGGCTTCGGTGACGCCATGAAGAACCCTGCCGCCTTCGCCAAGTCCTGCAATGAACTGGTCAATGACTCGCGCTGGGCGGATGTCTTCGACGGGATCGACCTGGACTGGGAGTATCCCAACGCCTGCGGGCTGAGCTGTGACAGCAGCGGCCCGGCGGTGATGCGGAACATGATGCAGGCGTTCCGCGCCGAGTTCGGCAATCAGCTGGTGACCGCGGCCATCACCGCCGACGCTTCCAGCGGCGGCAAGATCGACGCGGCGGACTATGCCGGAGCGGCCCAGTACACCGACTGGTACAACGTGATGACGTACGACTTCTTCGGCGCTTGGGCGGCGCAGGGCCCAACGGCCCCGCACTCCCCGCTGCGGTCGTACGACGGCATTCCACAGGATGGCTTCAACTCCGACGCTGCCATCCAGAAGCTCAAGGCCAAGGGCGTCCCGGCGAAGAAACTGCTGCTCGGCATCGGCTTCTACGGGCGTGGCTGGACCGGCGTCAGCCAGAGCGCCCCCGGCGGCAGCGCGAGCGGTCCGGCTCCCGGCACGTATGAGCAGGGCATTGAGGACTACAAGGTCCTCAAGAACCGCTGTCCGGCCAATGGCACGGTTGCCGGGACGGCGTATGCGCACTGCGGCAGTCAGTGGTGGAGCTATGACACTCCCGGCACCATTGGCGGCAAGATGAGCTATGCCAAGCAGCAGGGGCTGGGCGGTGCGTTCTTCTGGGAGTTCAGCGGTGACACGGCGAACGGTGAGCTGATCACCGCCATCCACAACGGGCTCTCCTAG
- a CDS encoding LuxR C-terminal-related transcriptional regulator has product MVLILRNAPGIEVIGEAGDGAEAVRLARELRPDLVLMDIQMPRLDGVSATRAVVTEELADVLVLTTFDLDEYVFGALRAGAAGFLLKDTDAASLVEAVRTVARGEGLIAPAVTRRLIREFAAPGAANPAAASAPPELASLTSREREVLGCLGEGLSNAEIAASLTMAEATVKTHVSRVLGKLGLKSRTQAAVHAREWGVAGN; this is encoded by the coding sequence CTGGTCCTCATTCTCCGTAACGCCCCGGGGATCGAGGTCATCGGAGAGGCCGGGGACGGTGCGGAGGCGGTCCGGCTGGCCCGTGAACTGCGGCCCGATCTGGTACTGATGGACATCCAGATGCCACGGCTTGACGGTGTGTCGGCCACGCGCGCGGTGGTAACGGAGGAGCTGGCGGATGTGCTGGTGCTGACCACCTTCGATCTGGATGAGTATGTCTTCGGAGCGCTGCGCGCCGGTGCGGCGGGCTTTCTGCTCAAGGACACCGACGCGGCGTCGCTGGTTGAGGCGGTACGGACGGTGGCGCGCGGTGAGGGTCTGATCGCTCCGGCGGTGACCCGTCGGCTGATCCGTGAGTTCGCGGCCCCGGGAGCCGCGAATCCCGCTGCCGCGAGCGCGCCGCCGGAGCTGGCCTCGCTCACCTCGCGGGAGCGGGAGGTGCTTGGCTGCCTGGGCGAAGGGCTCTCCAACGCGGAGATCGCGGCGTCCCTCACCATGGCGGAGGCCACGGTGAAGACACATGTCAGCCGGGTGCTGGGCAAACTCGGCCTGAAAAGCCGGACGCAGGCCGCGGTACACGCCCGTGAATGGGGCGTTGCGGGGAACTGA
- a CDS encoding F0F1 ATP synthase subunit epsilon — protein MAELHVELVAADRKVWSGEASLVVARTSSGEIGVMPGHQPLLGVLASGPVTIRTTGESGEGTVIAAVHGGFISFAENKLSLLAEIAELSYEIDAERAMRALEQAKADQDAAAERRADVRLRAVAVAR, from the coding sequence GTGGCTGAGCTGCACGTCGAGTTGGTCGCCGCCGACCGCAAGGTCTGGTCGGGCGAGGCCAGCCTGGTCGTCGCGCGCACCTCGTCGGGTGAGATCGGTGTCATGCCCGGCCACCAGCCGCTGCTCGGTGTGCTGGCGTCCGGCCCGGTTACCATCCGTACAACCGGTGAAAGCGGCGAGGGCACGGTCATCGCCGCTGTGCACGGCGGCTTCATCTCATTCGCGGAGAACAAGCTTTCGCTGCTCGCGGAGATCGCCGAGCTGTCGTACGAGATCGATGCCGAGCGTGCTATGCGTGCGCTTGAGCAGGCCAAGGCGGACCAGGACGCCGCCGCCGAGCGGCGTGCCGATGTCCGGCTGCGGGCTGTGGCGGTCGCGCGCTGA